The following proteins are encoded in a genomic region of Sulfurovum indicum:
- the dacB gene encoding D-alanyl-D-alanine carboxypeptidase/D-alanyl-D-alanine endopeptidase: protein MKRLVLFFMFASYWIYALPGGIETAIKRSGIPKKDISLYIKEAGESNTIVASLNASETRTPASVIKVFTAYSAVLELGFEYRWPTQFYIHGRLKNGVLQGDLVVKGFGDPTFGTDDLDDIITEIQTKGIRKITGNIVIDRSYFKVGTKNSSKFDENPYSPYNAMPDAMMFNERVSTICVEPKKNTVTKKDPDGSYIIRNQLQRVNKPCRGKYSWPRVTVDDSKAVSEVWIKGKISKRCGKRTICQVVTQPYKSFYYLLKDALEKAGIEFHGGMRLRKVPKDAKILFIHYSPPLEKIISKTSKKSNNLYARHLLLFLGAKLHGAPATVDKGRGAVIQILREQGVPISGMVKIDNGSGLSRSAKINAKSLAAMLDHAYERYGQRWMNTLSVAGVDGTIKKRFRGTIVRNRAWMKTGTLRRVKNIAGYVKSRKGRYYTAVIIINTKHAKWKAAKLQDNIIQWLVQYNGKAGVSGRRSKSDALIVSNAVKKNSANRQSAPSRRRKLYYIQTGSFSRSPGKAYLSKIKRLHFSYLIRNGPNYKVLIGPFGSEAAARDALKKIRSTVNHGAFLIKESDPKK, encoded by the coding sequence TTGAAACGGCTTGTACTTTTTTTTATGTTTGCCAGTTATTGGATATATGCACTTCCTGGCGGTATTGAAACAGCAATCAAGCGTTCCGGAATTCCAAAAAAAGATATCAGTCTCTATATTAAAGAGGCAGGGGAGAGTAACACAATAGTGGCATCATTGAATGCGTCAGAGACAAGAACTCCTGCTTCGGTGATCAAAGTATTTACTGCCTATTCCGCGGTTTTGGAACTGGGGTTTGAGTACCGGTGGCCGACACAGTTCTATATTCACGGAAGACTTAAGAACGGTGTATTGCAAGGTGATCTTGTCGTAAAAGGGTTTGGAGATCCCACTTTTGGGACAGATGATCTTGATGATATTATTACAGAGATCCAAACCAAAGGGATACGGAAGATAACAGGTAACATCGTGATAGACAGAAGCTACTTCAAAGTAGGTACAAAGAACAGTTCCAAATTCGATGAGAATCCCTACAGCCCCTATAATGCAATGCCAGATGCGATGATGTTCAATGAACGTGTCAGCACTATTTGTGTAGAGCCGAAAAAGAATACTGTAACCAAAAAAGATCCAGATGGCAGCTATATCATCCGTAATCAGCTTCAACGTGTGAACAAACCTTGTCGAGGAAAGTACTCCTGGCCCCGAGTGACAGTGGATGATTCCAAAGCTGTTTCTGAAGTATGGATCAAGGGAAAGATCTCAAAGCGCTGCGGTAAACGAACTATCTGTCAGGTGGTCACACAGCCGTATAAGTCATTCTATTATCTCCTGAAAGATGCATTAGAGAAGGCCGGTATAGAGTTCCATGGCGGTATGCGTCTGCGAAAAGTACCAAAAGATGCAAAGATACTCTTTATACACTACTCTCCACCTTTGGAGAAGATCATCTCCAAAACATCAAAAAAGTCCAACAACCTTTATGCAAGACATCTGCTGCTCTTTTTGGGGGCAAAGCTTCATGGAGCACCTGCAACAGTCGACAAGGGAAGAGGGGCTGTTATACAGATACTCAGGGAACAGGGTGTTCCAATCAGCGGAATGGTCAAGATCGACAATGGCAGCGGGCTTTCACGCAGCGCCAAGATCAATGCAAAGAGTCTGGCAGCGATGCTTGACCATGCCTATGAACGTTATGGGCAAAGATGGATGAATACACTTTCGGTCGCAGGGGTTGACGGGACGATCAAAAAACGTTTCAGGGGTACGATCGTTCGAAACAGGGCATGGATGAAGACAGGGACACTCAGGCGTGTCAAGAACATTGCCGGGTATGTCAAAAGCAGGAAAGGCAGATACTATACCGCAGTGATCATTATCAATACGAAGCATGCCAAGTGGAAAGCTGCAAAACTTCAGGACAATATTATTCAATGGCTGGTCCAGTATAACGGGAAAGCCGGTGTCTCCGGCAGAAGATCCAAATCTGATGCACTCATTGTATCAAATGCCGTAAAAAAGAATTCAGCCAACAGACAATCTGCACCCTCCCGCAGGAGAAAGCTCTACTATATACAAACCGGCTCCTTTTCCCGCTCTCCAGGAAAAGCATATCTATCAAAGATCAAGAGGCTGCATTTTTCATATCTTATCCGAAACGGCCCGAACTATAAAGTATTGATAGGGCCTTTTGGCAGTGAGGCTGCAGCCAGAGATGCATTGAAAAAAATACGCTCAACTGTCAATCATGGGGCTTTCCTGATAAAAGAGAGCGATCCAAAAAAATAA
- a CDS encoding succinyldiaminopimelate transaminase, whose protein sequence is MNFETYPFEKLNNLLENVLPNSDYTPLSLTIGEPQFTTPQFILDALNEHAPLLNKYPKTSGEQLLREGMLSYLKNRFSLTLENAQLIPTFGTREVLFNFPQFLLHDIEAPLMVFPNPFYQIYEGAAKASRAEVVYLNLNENNHFQPVVDEKVLAEANLVILNSPNNPTSSTMHMEQMKEWVELALKYDFVLLNDECYADLYLNEPVPSLLNASIEAGNPGFKNVLVVNSISKRSSAPGLRSGFIAGDAAILKEYMVYRTYVGCASPLPLQYAAAVAWADQTHVDGFREKYKKNFEIAKEVLGTEAPDATFYIWLKVDDEIDYTVKLYECFNLKVIPGSFLGREGEGKGYVRLALVYEEEKTREALERIAALNEELGSKK, encoded by the coding sequence ATGAACTTTGAAACCTATCCTTTCGAGAAGCTCAACAATCTTCTTGAGAATGTCCTTCCCAACAGTGACTATACTCCTTTGTCTCTGACGATAGGAGAACCGCAGTTTACGACTCCACAGTTTATTCTTGATGCACTCAATGAACATGCACCACTGTTGAACAAATATCCAAAAACTTCCGGTGAACAGCTACTCAGAGAGGGGATGCTCTCTTATCTCAAAAACCGTTTTTCACTGACACTGGAGAATGCACAGCTCATCCCGACTTTTGGAACCAGGGAAGTACTGTTCAACTTTCCGCAGTTCCTTCTACATGATATTGAAGCACCATTGATGGTCTTTCCCAATCCTTTTTACCAGATCTACGAAGGGGCAGCAAAGGCGAGCAGGGCAGAGGTGGTCTATCTAAACCTCAATGAGAACAACCATTTCCAGCCGGTGGTCGATGAGAAGGTATTGGCAGAAGCCAATCTTGTGATACTGAACTCACCGAACAACCCTACCTCTTCCACTATGCATATGGAGCAGATGAAAGAGTGGGTGGAACTGGCGCTCAAATATGACTTTGTACTGCTGAATGATGAGTGTTATGCCGATCTCTATCTGAACGAACCCGTTCCTTCTCTGCTTAATGCCAGCATCGAAGCAGGTAACCCCGGGTTCAAGAATGTACTGGTAGTCAACTCCATCTCCAAACGCTCCTCGGCACCGGGACTGCGTTCCGGGTTCATTGCAGGGGATGCAGCGATACTTAAAGAGTATATGGTTTACCGAACCTATGTGGGTTGTGCTTCACCTCTGCCTCTGCAGTATGCAGCGGCGGTCGCATGGGCGGACCAGACACATGTGGACGGTTTTAGAGAGAAATACAAAAAGAACTTTGAGATCGCCAAAGAGGTACTTGGTACGGAAGCTCCCGACGCGACATTCTACATCTGGCTGAAGGTTGATGACGAGATAGACTATACCGTCAAACTCTACGAATGTTTCAACCTCAAAGTGATCCCCGGATCTTTCCTTGGCAGAGAAGGAGAAGGCAAAGGGTATGTGCGTCTGGCTCTTGTCTATGAGGAAGAGAAGACGAGAGAAGCGCTTGAACGTATTGCTGCATTGAATGAAGAGTTGGGAAGTAAGAAGTAA
- a CDS encoding arylesterase translates to MKYLLIILLFAAVVLSLTKTTHTAKQPLQQNDTVLAVGDSLTYGFGAKADQSYPFLLSKKSGLTIINAGISGETSSEGLRRLPELLEQYHPKLTILCFGGNDILRKLSMQQLKNNLKSMIILAKKKGSDVLLIAIPTITLFGLDHPDLYEEVAEETGTSLLSGVLSEILEDPSLKSDYIHPNASGYKKMATKVYEHLVTEGWIGNYYSPIK, encoded by the coding sequence ATGAAGTATCTTCTCATCATACTGCTTTTTGCCGCAGTTGTGCTTTCATTGACAAAAACAACACACACCGCCAAACAACCCCTTCAACAAAACGATACCGTTCTTGCTGTCGGGGACAGTCTTACCTATGGTTTCGGTGCCAAAGCAGATCAGAGCTACCCCTTTCTTCTTTCCAAAAAGAGTGGCCTGACTATCATCAATGCCGGCATCAGCGGAGAAACTTCATCGGAGGGGCTGCGTCGTCTCCCTGAACTTCTGGAACAGTATCATCCCAAACTTACCATTCTCTGTTTCGGAGGGAATGATATTTTACGAAAACTTTCCATGCAGCAACTCAAAAACAACCTCAAATCAATGATAATACTCGCAAAGAAGAAAGGAAGCGATGTACTTCTTATTGCCATACCCACTATCACTCTCTTTGGCCTTGATCATCCGGATCTGTATGAAGAGGTGGCAGAGGAGACCGGTACCTCTCTGCTAAGTGGTGTTCTCTCAGAAATACTGGAAGACCCATCACTCAAAAGTGACTATATACATCCCAACGCTTCAGGATATAAAAAGATGGCCACGAAGGTCTATGAACATCTTGTGACAGAGGGGTGGATAGGAAATTATTACTCCCCCATTAAATAA
- the murC gene encoding UDP-N-acetylmuramate--L-alanine ligase, producing MKIHFIGIGGIGLSALAKFLYNDGHKISGSDIKQTEITNDLATNFNAKITIPHHEDAVEGVDRVIYSAAVRPNNPEYKRARELGIELLSRKEALKFILGDKVVYAVGGAHGKSTTSAMLASLLPKSNALIGAISKEFGSNVRNYPNNKVVFEADESDESFLNSNPYLAIVTNVEPEHMEYYGYDEERFYNAYRNFLSLAKVRVINAEDKFLSSLEMESIKLYPSKDLSNIEFVLLGGEPHTRFTFKEFGSFEVFGFGEHIALDAALAILAGLELGEDLETLRANLRNYKGIKKRFDIVQNQQQMVVIDDYGHHPTEIKVTMQSLQNYKELRGFHKLNVIWQPHKYTRTIDNLPGFVECFEGVDELVILPIWSAGELEVDIDLKGAFSRYKLLMADVVTKEDSVVKVFKDGKVIREYAQGLVCAFGAGDITYQIRGEA from the coding sequence ATGAAAATACACTTTATAGGTATTGGCGGTATCGGTCTTTCGGCACTGGCAAAATTTTTGTACAATGACGGGCACAAGATCTCCGGTTCGGATATCAAGCAGACAGAGATCACCAATGACCTGGCAACCAACTTCAATGCCAAGATCACCATCCCCCACCATGAAGATGCGGTTGAAGGTGTGGACAGGGTTATCTACTCTGCAGCAGTACGTCCGAATAACCCCGAATATAAACGGGCCCGTGAACTTGGTATTGAACTGCTCTCAAGAAAAGAGGCACTGAAGTTCATTTTAGGTGATAAAGTGGTGTATGCTGTGGGTGGTGCACACGGTAAAAGTACAACCTCTGCGATGCTTGCTTCTCTCCTTCCCAAATCCAATGCACTGATCGGAGCGATCTCCAAAGAGTTTGGTTCCAACGTACGGAATTATCCCAATAACAAAGTGGTTTTTGAAGCGGATGAAAGTGATGAGAGTTTCCTTAACTCCAATCCATATCTTGCCATCGTGACCAATGTCGAACCTGAACACATGGAATATTACGGATATGATGAAGAGCGCTTCTATAATGCCTATAGAAATTTTCTTTCATTGGCAAAAGTACGTGTCATCAATGCAGAGGATAAATTTCTCTCCTCCCTCGAAATGGAGAGTATCAAGCTCTATCCCTCCAAAGACCTGAGCAATATCGAATTCGTGCTGCTAGGAGGAGAACCGCATACACGGTTTACCTTCAAGGAGTTTGGCAGTTTCGAGGTCTTTGGTTTCGGTGAACACATTGCACTTGATGCGGCGTTGGCTATCCTGGCCGGATTGGAGCTCGGAGAGGACCTGGAGACACTTAGAGCGAATCTGCGCAACTACAAAGGGATCAAAAAACGTTTTGACATCGTGCAGAATCAGCAGCAGATGGTGGTCATAGATGACTACGGGCATCATCCAACCGAGATCAAGGTGACGATGCAGTCACTGCAGAACTATAAAGAGCTGCGAGGTTTCCACAAGCTCAATGTGATCTGGCAGCCGCATAAGTACACACGTACCATCGACAACCTTCCGGGATTTGTCGAGTGCTTCGAAGGGGTGGATGAACTGGTTATCCTGCCTATCTGGTCAGCGGGCGAACTGGAAGTAGATATCGATCTGAAAGGAGCGTTCAGCCGATATAAACTTCTGATGGCAGATGTGGTAACGAAAGAGGACAGTGTAGTAAAGGTCTTCAAGGACGGGAAAGTGATCCGTGAATATGCCCAAGGTCTTGTGTGCGCATTTGGGGCGGGAGATATTACCTACCAGATACGGGGAGAGGCCTAA
- a CDS encoding DUF6394 family protein produces the protein MQWGKVFYIFFTLMSLTTSAAFLYEDSLVALFIAGSVNVVSTIMKIGVRNTLSAELLAGSLVADLHLIPAFFAMKFYDNISIATGLVIGAVVANLYTIVISMIESAKEKVDF, from the coding sequence ATGCAGTGGGGTAAGGTTTTTTATATCTTCTTTACATTAATGTCATTAACGACATCGGCAGCGTTTTTGTATGAAGACTCATTGGTGGCATTGTTTATAGCCGGATCTGTCAATGTAGTCTCTACGATCATGAAGATCGGGGTAAGGAACACCCTTTCAGCTGAACTGCTTGCAGGTTCACTGGTGGCAGATCTGCACCTGATACCTGCATTTTTTGCTATGAAGTTCTATGATAATATATCGATAGCGACAGGACTTGTTATCGGTGCAGTGGTTGCAAATCTCTATACAATAGTTATCTCCATGATCGAGAGTGCAAAAGAGAAAGTTGACTTTTAA
- the ovoA gene encoding 5-histidylcysteine sulfoxide synthase, with amino-acid sequence MPLCEPQLSMPELDGNDIHAKRMEIKAYFQYCYKRYESLFETIADEKLYFQKADPLRQPLIFYYGHTAVFFINKLKLAKIIDQRIDPYLESIFAVGVDEMSWDDLNDQHYSWPTLKQTQKYRDSVYNLVSELTDKLPLTLPITWESPWWVILMGIEHENIHLETSSVLIRQLPLEGVENLPAWQVSQKVGSAPVNTLVPVPSGSVHLGKVWDDHFYGWDNEYGIHHANIPAFKASKYLVSNAEYSAFIEEGGYHNDSFWDEEGNAWRMYQKANRPRFWIEKEDGYYLRTMTEEIPLPMNWPVEVNCLEAEAFCRWKSQKEGRCIVLPTEDEYMRLYDFSQLSGCKGLIEEGQSDSNIALTKAASSTPVDCCRHGDFFDITGNVWQWTRTPMYPYEGFKVHPVYDDFTVPTFDGKHNLIKGGSWISSGNLAGRKSRYAFRKHFYQHAGFRYIESEYEEKIMTNAYTTDGVISQYCHFGWGENRLGVENYPAKCARMALEYMGSRPRKRAFDVGCAIGRSSFELAREFDEVIGVDFSARFIQEAQRFKESGVLRYTMPIEGELEEFHEVRLNRFGLEHASKKVNFWQADACNLKPIFTDFDLVFAGNLIDRLYDPQKFLESMAGRIRKGGLLVLTSPYTWQEESTPREKWIGGYKRDGENVTALQGLEEILGDDFTLLDTEDIPFVIQETARKHQYTIAQMSIWERR; translated from the coding sequence ATGCCATTATGTGAGCCTCAACTCTCCATGCCTGAATTGGATGGGAATGATATTCATGCCAAAAGAATGGAGATCAAGGCATATTTTCAGTATTGCTACAAACGGTATGAGTCTCTGTTTGAGACTATAGCCGATGAAAAGCTCTATTTTCAAAAAGCGGATCCTCTGCGTCAACCGCTTATCTTCTACTACGGGCACACCGCCGTTTTTTTTATTAATAAACTTAAGCTTGCCAAGATCATTGATCAGCGTATTGATCCGTACCTGGAATCTATTTTTGCAGTCGGGGTCGATGAAATGAGCTGGGATGATCTGAATGACCAACACTATAGCTGGCCTACACTTAAGCAGACACAGAAGTATCGCGACAGTGTCTACAACCTGGTATCTGAACTGACAGACAAACTGCCTCTGACACTTCCGATCACATGGGAGTCCCCATGGTGGGTTATTTTGATGGGGATCGAACATGAGAATATCCATCTTGAAACTTCTTCGGTTTTGATACGCCAGTTGCCTCTTGAGGGTGTAGAGAATCTTCCTGCATGGCAGGTCTCTCAGAAGGTCGGCAGTGCACCGGTCAATACGCTTGTTCCTGTACCGTCCGGGAGTGTGCATCTGGGGAAAGTATGGGATGATCATTTTTATGGATGGGACAATGAATATGGCATACACCATGCAAATATTCCTGCATTTAAAGCTTCCAAATATCTGGTATCTAATGCAGAATACTCAGCCTTTATAGAAGAGGGCGGCTATCATAACGATTCTTTCTGGGATGAAGAGGGAAATGCATGGCGAATGTATCAAAAAGCGAACAGACCGAGATTTTGGATAGAGAAAGAGGATGGATACTACCTGCGTACGATGACAGAGGAGATCCCTTTGCCGATGAATTGGCCGGTAGAGGTGAATTGCCTGGAAGCTGAAGCTTTTTGCAGATGGAAAAGTCAAAAAGAGGGCAGATGCATTGTACTTCCGACAGAAGATGAGTATATGCGTTTATATGACTTCAGTCAACTCTCTGGCTGTAAGGGGTTAATAGAAGAAGGGCAGAGTGATAGCAATATTGCATTGACAAAGGCCGCATCATCTACACCGGTAGACTGCTGTCGTCACGGAGATTTTTTTGATATTACCGGAAATGTGTGGCAGTGGACGCGTACACCAATGTATCCTTATGAAGGATTCAAAGTGCATCCTGTGTATGATGATTTTACTGTGCCGACATTTGATGGGAAACACAATCTTATCAAAGGTGGCTCCTGGATAAGTTCAGGGAATTTGGCAGGCAGGAAGAGCCGTTATGCCTTTCGAAAACATTTTTATCAGCATGCAGGATTTCGTTATATAGAGAGTGAATATGAGGAGAAGATCATGACCAATGCCTATACGACCGATGGGGTCATTTCCCAATATTGCCACTTTGGGTGGGGCGAGAACAGGCTGGGAGTTGAGAATTACCCTGCCAAGTGTGCCAGAATGGCACTGGAGTATATGGGCAGCAGACCCAGAAAGAGAGCTTTTGATGTAGGCTGTGCCATAGGGCGCAGCAGTTTTGAACTGGCGCGGGAGTTTGATGAAGTGATCGGAGTAGATTTCTCGGCACGCTTCATTCAGGAGGCACAGCGTTTCAAAGAGAGTGGTGTATTGAGGTATACAATGCCCATCGAAGGGGAATTGGAAGAGTTTCATGAAGTGAGACTGAACCGGTTTGGATTGGAACATGCTTCCAAGAAAGTGAACTTCTGGCAGGCAGATGCCTGTAATCTCAAGCCGATTTTTACCGATTTTGATCTGGTTTTTGCAGGAAACCTTATAGATCGTCTGTATGATCCCCAAAAGTTCCTGGAGTCGATGGCCGGACGTATTAGAAAAGGTGGGCTGCTTGTCCTGACCTCTCCTTATACCTGGCAGGAGGAGTCGACACCCAGAGAGAAATGGATTGGCGGCTACAAAAGAGACGGTGAGAATGTCACTGCACTTCAGGGGCTTGAAGAGATACTAGGAGATGATTTTACACTGCTTGATACTGAGGATATCCCTTTTGTCATTCAGGAGACTGCACGTAAACATCAGTACACGATCGCCCAAATGAGTATTTGGGAGAGGCGATGA
- the secF gene encoding protein translocase subunit SecF codes for MEVFKYKKPLSLMSQSKRFGLLSVVVLILSLGLIFTKGFNYGIDFAGGTLVQVKYEGKAPIDKVREAISKDTNYEGASVTYFGSDDEIVIRTKMSSKALGEDIGDKMRKLLAGTGEFKVRRVDMVGAKVGSELREKGLMAMVLAIIGILIYVSFRFEWRFAVASVMALLHDVTIAMGAVVLFSIEVNLDTLAALLTILGYSLNDTIIVFDRIREGIKTIKDPDLGTIIDESVTRTLSRTTLTSLTTFFVVLTLFLFGGEIIKGFSFTLLVGVIVGTYSSIFVASPILMWLGFSVSDFREKEAEKLKREKEKEKMRAMYEQGTL; via the coding sequence ATGGAAGTATTCAAGTATAAAAAACCACTCTCTTTGATGAGTCAAAGCAAGCGTTTCGGTTTGCTTTCAGTTGTTGTACTGATCCTTTCTCTGGGACTGATATTTACCAAAGGTTTCAATTACGGTATTGATTTTGCCGGCGGTACACTGGTACAGGTGAAGTATGAAGGCAAGGCACCTATCGATAAAGTGCGTGAGGCTATAAGCAAAGATACAAACTATGAGGGAGCAAGTGTTACCTATTTTGGAAGTGATGATGAGATTGTTATCCGTACCAAGATGAGTTCGAAAGCCCTGGGAGAAGATATTGGTGACAAGATGCGAAAGCTTCTTGCAGGTACCGGTGAATTCAAAGTACGGCGTGTAGATATGGTTGGAGCAAAGGTCGGTTCAGAACTTCGTGAAAAAGGTCTTATGGCAATGGTACTGGCGATCATCGGTATTTTGATCTATGTCTCCTTCCGATTTGAATGGCGCTTTGCCGTAGCTTCCGTGATGGCATTGCTGCATGATGTTACCATCGCTATGGGAGCAGTTGTACTTTTCAGTATTGAAGTAAACCTGGATACACTGGCGGCACTGTTAACTATTCTTGGATACTCATTGAACGATACGATCATTGTCTTTGACCGTATCAGAGAGGGGATCAAGACAATTAAAGATCCGGATCTTGGTACGATCATTGATGAGTCTGTAACACGTACACTTTCCCGTACGACCTTGACATCACTGACTACCTTCTTTGTGGTCTTGACACTCTTCCTTTTTGGCGGAGAGATTATCAAAGGCTTCAGTTTTACACTGCTTGTAGGTGTAATTGTAGGTACCTACTCTTCGATCTTTGTGGCCTCACCGATCCTGATGTGGCTCGGGTTCTCTGTAAGCGATTTTAGAGAAAAAGAGGCTGAAAAACTCAAGAGGGAAAAAGAGAAAGAGAAGATGCGCGCTATGTATGAACAGGGAACACTCTAA
- a CDS encoding helix-turn-helix domain-containing protein has translation MIVYKFGYNRSMTHKKEVFIHQKFNDEDLMKKSSANWNYDTVYKLLPYACEGENTMIFLPHIQLTYVISSGGILYDINSPGGTVSAGVVLEAESKACFGQTKLKKGMVVFFDDRKSYSLFISRKLKISIISFPKKTYRKLSQMLSKHNLETIEDTDSRLSTFLSDILESFKNNPSIMENTEKQEEIETHLLEQLSILLEKQTPAQPKLTKGEKIALQIRDRIYCHISKKVTISSLAEEFRISEQTLQNAFKSLFGFTPNRFLRHIKLNHVRQTLIHADPQSDTIVRIANKWGFTHMGHFSRYYTDLFGENPSVTLNRKPEEEKKTGE, from the coding sequence ATGATTGTTTATAAATTTGGGTATAATAGAAGTATGACGCATAAAAAAGAGGTATTTATACATCAGAAATTCAATGATGAGGACTTGATGAAAAAGAGTTCTGCAAATTGGAACTATGATACTGTTTATAAATTACTGCCATATGCATGTGAAGGGGAGAACACTATGATCTTCCTGCCTCATATACAACTCACCTACGTAATAAGCAGTGGCGGGATCCTGTATGATATCAACTCGCCTGGGGGCACAGTCTCTGCGGGAGTTGTCCTGGAAGCGGAGAGCAAAGCCTGTTTTGGACAAACCAAACTGAAAAAGGGTATGGTCGTCTTTTTTGACGATAGAAAATCCTACAGTCTGTTTATCAGCCGGAAACTCAAAATATCTATTATCAGCTTTCCAAAAAAAACGTACAGAAAACTGAGCCAGATGCTCAGCAAACATAACCTTGAGACCATTGAAGATACAGACAGCCGCTTAAGCACTTTCCTCTCCGATATACTTGAATCCTTTAAGAACAACCCTTCTATCATGGAAAACACAGAAAAGCAGGAAGAGATAGAGACACACCTCCTGGAACAGCTCTCCATTCTGCTAGAGAAGCAGACACCCGCACAGCCAAAACTCACCAAAGGCGAGAAGATCGCTCTGCAGATACGTGACAGGATCTACTGCCATATCAGTAAAAAAGTAACTATCTCTTCCCTTGCTGAAGAGTTCAGAATCAGTGAGCAGACCCTGCAAAATGCTTTCAAGTCACTTTTTGGATTTACTCCAAACAGATTCCTGCGCCATATCAAGCTGAACCATGTCCGGCAGACCCTGATACATGCTGACCCTCAAAGCGATACCATTGTACGTATCGCGAATAAATGGGGATTTACCCATATGGGACACTTCTCACGCTACTATACCGATCTGTTTGGAGAGAATCCCTCTGTAACACTGAACAGAAAGCCTGAAGAAGAGAAAAAAACAGGAGAATAG
- a CDS encoding MalY/PatB family protein, translating to MNFEAVERSGTYATKYEDAVLKFDTDDLLPLWVADMDLASPLCVQEALRKRADHPVYGYTGYPEHYYDMIMQWYAREYDWKIKKEWIVPCYGVVPSLNFAIEAFCEKGDGVVVQTPIYPPFVSSLHHRKRKVLDNTLRYRDGRYEIDFEDFESKAKEAKLFLLCSPHNPTGRAWSEAELERLIAICIENEVMIISDEIHADIIYSKTHKSIGCFEKALEKCIVFNAPSKTFNIAGLNTSYAIIPNRRIRRVYRLEQNRSGITNGNPFGIEALMAAYENGGAWLERLRKHLADNIAYVNRFLAEHHLPIKAVKTEATFLVWLDCSEMKLSQERLVDFFVNQAKLGLNDGAGFGRAGEGFMRLNVGTSLKVIEEAMSRLLQAYRKMH from the coding sequence ATGAATTTTGAGGCTGTTGAGCGCAGCGGTACCTACGCAACCAAATACGAAGATGCCGTATTGAAATTCGATACGGATGATCTACTCCCGTTGTGGGTGGCCGATATGGACCTGGCTTCACCTCTATGTGTACAGGAAGCGCTTAGAAAACGTGCTGATCATCCAGTATATGGGTATACGGGCTACCCGGAACACTATTATGATATGATCATGCAATGGTATGCCAGAGAGTATGACTGGAAAATAAAAAAAGAATGGATCGTGCCCTGTTACGGTGTTGTGCCTTCACTCAATTTCGCAATTGAAGCCTTTTGTGAAAAGGGCGACGGTGTTGTTGTACAGACACCGATCTATCCGCCATTTGTCTCCTCTTTACACCACAGAAAAAGAAAGGTACTTGATAATACCCTGCGGTATCGTGACGGTAGATATGAGATCGATTTTGAGGACTTTGAATCGAAAGCCAAAGAAGCAAAACTCTTTTTGCTCTGTTCGCCGCATAACCCTACAGGAAGAGCATGGAGTGAAGCAGAGCTTGAAAGACTTATTGCGATCTGTATTGAGAATGAAGTGATGATCATCTCCGATGAGATCCATGCGGATATCATCTACAGTAAAACACATAAGAGCATAGGTTGTTTTGAAAAGGCCCTGGAGAAGTGCATCGTATTTAATGCACCCTCCAAAACCTTTAATATAGCAGGACTCAATACCTCTTATGCCATTATCCCCAACAGGCGCATCAGAAGGGTTTATAGACTTGAACAGAACCGTTCAGGCATTACCAATGGGAATCCTTTTGGTATTGAAGCATTGATGGCGGCCTATGAGAACGGTGGAGCATGGCTTGAAAGACTCAGGAAACATTTAGCAGACAATATCGCCTATGTAAACCGTTTTTTGGCAGAACACCATCTGCCCATAAAAGCAGTGAAGACCGAAGCAACTTTCCTCGTCTGGCTTGATTGTTCCGAAATGAAACTCTCACAGGAGAGACTGGTCGACTTTTTTGTGAATCAGGCAAAGTTGGGCTTGAATGACGGTGCAGGTTTTGGCAGAGCCGGAGAGGGATTTATGCGTTTGAATGTTGGTACATCTTTGAAAGTAATTGAAGAGGCAATGTCCAGACTGCTGCAAGCCTACAGGAAGATGCATTGA